The Streptomyces lienomycini sequence GGTTCAGGCAGGAGACGGTGCGACGCCCGTCGACCAGGACGGTGCAGGCGCCGCACTGTCCCTGGTCGCAGCCCTTCTTGGTCCCGGTGAGATCGAGGCGCTCGCGCAGGGCGTCGAGCAGGGTGGTGCGGTGGTCGACGGTCAGCTGGTGCTTCTCGCCGTTGATGTTCAGGATGACGGCGCTGGACGTCGACGAGAGTGCTGGGGCCATGATCAGCCTTCTTTGGTGTCTGGTGACAGCGGGATGTCTTGACAGGGAGAAACGGGCTGTAGGCAGTGGGGGTCATTCGCGGCCGGTCGACCACCGGCCGGTCCACGTGGCCGCGTCCGCCGCTAGACTGGACGGGCAACCGGACAACTGTCCGCTCACCGAGAACGTAACGGACAGCTGTCCGCTTAGCAAGGTCGGGATTCGGCCACAACCCGGAAGGGGGACGAGTGCCGCAGCCGAAGAGGGACAAGCCGGACACTCCCCTGCGCTCGGACGCCCAGCGCAACCGCGAGCGCATCCTGGCAGTGGCCACGGAAGAACTGACGCACTGCGCGAACGCGCCGTTGAGCGCCATCGCCAAGAAGGCGGGGGTCGGGCAGGGCACCTTCTACCGCAACTTCCCGAACCGTGAGGCACTCGTCCTGGAGATCTACCGCCACGGGATGCAGCAGGTGGCCCAGGCCGCGCCCGAGATGCTGGCCACCCGGGAACCCGATCTGGCGCTGCGCGAATGGATGGACCGCCTCGCCGAGTTCGCCATGACCAAGGCCGGTCTGGCGGACGCGATCCGGCTGGTCACCAGCGCACCCGGGGCGCCGGAGAAGCCGCGCCCCACCCCGCTGGAGGAGGCGGCGGAGCTTCTGCTCCGTGCCAACGACGAGGCCGGCACGATCCGGCCCGGAGTGACCGGGGACGACTTCTTCCTCGTCCTCGGCGGTCTGTGGCTGATCAGTCCCGGCGAGGACCGGCAGCCGAGGGTCACCCGGTTCCTGGACTTCGTCATGGACGGGCTGCGGGCGGGAGCGCCAGGCCGGTGACGGCTCCCCGGAAGCGGTAGCGGCGTTCGGGCCGGCCCGCCACGCCGTAGCGCAGCGAGACGTCCGCGCTGCCGACGGTGTGGAAGTGCTCCAGGTACCGGCGGGCACTGACCCGGGAGACGCCGGTCAGCGCCGCGCACTCGCTGGCGGACAGGGTGCCGTCCGCCTCCCGGAGCGTGCGCTCGACCAGTTCGGCGGTCTCCACGCTCATGCCCTTGGGCAGCGCGGGGGCGGTGGCGGCCTGCGCGGCGGCTCCGGCCAGTACCCGGTCGACGTCGGCCTGGCTGCGTACGACGGTGCCGAGCAGCCGGCCCCGTTGGACGGCGTAGCGTTCCAGGCGGATCCTCAGGTCCTCGAACTCGAACGGTTTGAGCAGGTAGTCGACGACCCCGTGCCGCACGGCGCCGCGCACCGCGTCCGCCTCGCGGGCCGCGCTGATCACCATGACGTCGCAGTCGTGGCCCGCGGCACGCAGCCGGGGTATGACGTCGAGGCCGAAGACGTCCGGCAGGTACAGGTCGAGCAGGACCAGGTCGGGGCGCAGTTCCCCGACGGCGTCGAGTGCCTGCTCCCCGGTACCGGCGACCCCGAGGACCCGGAAGGGCTCGACCCGTTCGACGAACGCGCGGTGGACGCGGGCCACCATGAAGTCGTCGTCGACCACGAGTACGCCGATCGGCCCGGCGCCACGGGGTGCCGCCCGGGTCGCGGGGGTCGGGGCGGTCGCGTCGGACGTGCCGCTCGTAGCCGTCATGGTGCTGCTCCTTCCGCCACCGCGTCGGTGAGGTGGCTGACGGTCATGCGTGCGGTGAACACGGCCCCCTCGGGGGTGTTGGTCACCGAGATCTCACCGCCGTGACGTTCGCAGACGAGCCGGGTCAGCGCCAGGCCGATGCCGCGCTCGCCCTGCCGGGCGGCCTTGGTGGTGAAGCCGTGGGAGAAGACCTCCCGGGCCAGTTCGGGTGCGACGCCGGGCCCGGAGTCGCGGACCACGATCTCCACGCTGGCGGCGTCCTGCCGCAGTTCGACCTCGACCCATGGCTCGTGCTCGTCGCCGGGGGCCGCGGCGGCGTCGACCGCGTTGTCGACGAGGTTGCCGACCACCGTCGCCACGTCGGCGGCGTCCTCCGGGGCCAGCCGGTCCAGCGCCGTACGGTCCGACACGCGCAGCGCGACCCTGCGCTCGGCCGCCAGGGACGCCTTCGCCGTGATCAGCGCGGCCACGGCGGTGTCCCGGACCCGGCGGCTCAGGGTGACGTCCAGGGACTGGCGGCGCCGGCTGAGTCCGCGGACGTAGCGCACCACCTCGTCCTGTTCGCCGATCTGGATGAGTCCGGAGATGGTGTGCAACTGGTTGGCGAACTCGTGGGCCTGGGCGCGCAGCAGCTCGGAGGTGCTGCGGAAGGAACCGATCTCCCGCTCCAGGCGGGCCAGTTCGGTGCGGTCGCGCAGGGTGGTGACGGAGCCGAGCGGGCGGCCGTCCTTGGCGACGGTCATGCGGTTCATGACCAGGACCCGCCCGTGGCGGACGACGACCTCGTCGCGCGGCTCGGCCGCTTCGGGCGTGGCACCGGCCAGGACGTCGCGCAGCCGCCCGTCGATGCCGAGGCCGTCCAGGCTCTGGCCCACGCAGTCGGCGGGCAGGTCGAGCAGACGCCGGCCCATCTCGTTGACCAGGGTGAGCCGGTGGTGCGGGTCGAGGGCCACGACGCCTTCGGCGATGCCGTAGAGCATGGCCTCCCGGTGCTCGGCGAGGCCCGCGATCTCGCGCGGTTCCAGGCCGAGGGTCTGCCGCTTGACGCGCCGGGCCAGCAGCCAGGAACCGGCCACGCCGAGGCCGCTGGCGATGCCGAGGTAGGCCAGGAGGTAGGAGGAGGCGCCGCTGAGTCGCTGCCACACCGTCGGGTCTGCCTCGCCGACCATCACCGTGCCGAGGTGGTGGCCGAGGGCCCGCCGGGTGGCACCGATCACCGGGACCTGGGCGACGAGTTCCCGGCCGCCCTGCACGGTCAGCGGCCCCGACCAGCCGCTCGCGGCACCGGCGCCCGCGCCGCGCGGCAGCCGGCCGCCGATCAGCGTGGGGTCGGTGGAGCTGACGACGCGGCCGTCGGCGTCGGCGACGGTGACGGAGGTGACGCCGGACTGGGTCTGCGTGGAGTTCACCAGCGGGGCGAGGGCCTCCTGCGGCACGGGGCTCAGCAGCTGGCTGCGGACCAGCGGCGTGGCGGCCAGCTGTTCGGCGAGGGCGGTGACGCGGCGGCCTTCGACGCGGTTGAAGGTCGCCTCGGACTGGGCGAGCGAGACGGCGGCGACCGCGAGCAGGACGACCACGACGATGGCGAGCTGGAGGACCAGCATCTCGCCCGCGA is a genomic window containing:
- a CDS encoding response regulator, whose amino-acid sequence is MTATSGTSDATAPTPATRAAPRGAGPIGVLVVDDDFMVARVHRAFVERVEPFRVLGVAGTGEQALDAVGELRPDLVLLDLYLPDVFGLDVIPRLRAAGHDCDVMVISAAREADAVRGAVRHGVVDYLLKPFEFEDLRIRLERYAVQRGRLLGTVVRSQADVDRVLAGAAAQAATAPALPKGMSVETAELVERTLREADGTLSASECAALTGVSRVSARRYLEHFHTVGSADVSLRYGVAGRPERRYRFRGAVTGLALPPAARP
- the xdhR gene encoding purine salvage operon transcriptional regulator XdhR translates to MPQPKRDKPDTPLRSDAQRNRERILAVATEELTHCANAPLSAIAKKAGVGQGTFYRNFPNREALVLEIYRHGMQQVAQAAPEMLATREPDLALREWMDRLAEFAMTKAGLADAIRLVTSAPGAPEKPRPTPLEEAAELLLRANDEAGTIRPGVTGDDFFLVLGGLWLISPGEDRQPRVTRFLDFVMDGLRAGAPGR
- a CDS encoding sensor histidine kinase, yielding MAPTFRRQTLAGEMLVLQLAIVVVVLLAVAAVSLAQSEATFNRVEGRRVTALAEQLAATPLVRSQLLSPVPQEALAPLVNSTQTQSGVTSVTVADADGRVVSSTDPTLIGGRLPRGAGAGAASGWSGPLTVQGGRELVAQVPVIGATRRALGHHLGTVMVGEADPTVWQRLSGASSYLLAYLGIASGLGVAGSWLLARRVKRQTLGLEPREIAGLAEHREAMLYGIAEGVVALDPHHRLTLVNEMGRRLLDLPADCVGQSLDGLGIDGRLRDVLAGATPEAAEPRDEVVVRHGRVLVMNRMTVAKDGRPLGSVTTLRDRTELARLEREIGSFRSTSELLRAQAHEFANQLHTISGLIQIGEQDEVVRYVRGLSRRRQSLDVTLSRRVRDTAVAALITAKASLAAERRVALRVSDRTALDRLAPEDAADVATVVGNLVDNAVDAAAAPGDEHEPWVEVELRQDAASVEIVVRDSGPGVAPELAREVFSHGFTTKAARQGERGIGLALTRLVCERHGGEISVTNTPEGAVFTARMTVSHLTDAVAEGAAP